The following coding sequences lie in one Ostrea edulis chromosome 8, xbOstEdul1.1, whole genome shotgun sequence genomic window:
- the LOC125662080 gene encoding tripartite motif-containing protein 45-like, with protein MATSLDSSSMEDVTLCSICFEKFKSPRFLPCTHSFCHGCLSSYIVNVCKSTEPRLGFNCPLCREYTPCPGAFDKSDEWAGLFPVNEVLETIVKKPDGKLCDACLRENESENAIGFCLSCSEYLCKMCTKYHKRQLHSRDHTICQLNEMKSENIFPESRNIHGCPEHKKETIKFFCNDHQQSCCSVCIGTKHRKCESVDTVEDAAKNIKENGQLDALLGDVKNLEKKLTKAKSEQEKNVAEIENSVDEIIEKTEREFKELVDHLEILKNKHLDEVAGALKKGRRKLSDCTNALTDGIQCTNYCCRNIERVKETENDAEMVTTYYREKERLLQLEQFKFTKINIAISEKKSQVLKEVRNMETFGDIEYAESDHRITYDVHDIALSLVSEFSIAGGSPSVQTGNFLSNGNFVAADYRTSGCCFIYNKDWKSMEVIDGLTHPFEAIQAGEELLVTCYETRSIEVFSASDLHKLRSVNINEYVFGITKHNGACYVACGNKILKIDMSGKKLKEYKVEWGTINISTTKHGHLVYSNPSLNTVTAITDQGDTVWQYKHIKMKEPRGLDIDSVGNIFVAATGSDNIHVLSGAGSLIRIIEDILQPVFIKLMEERSICCVCSNRKIMKVYKL; from the coding sequence ATGGCCACATCCCTAGACAGCTCTTCGATGGAGGACGTTACATTGTGTTCGATATGTTTCGAAAAGTTCAAGTCGCCGAGGTTTTTACCGTGTACACATTCCTTCTGTCACGGTTGTTTATCTTCCTACATTGTAAATGTGTGTAAATCTACGGAGCCTCGTTTGGGATTTAATTGTCCATTATGCCGCGAGTACACACCCTGTCCTGGAGCCTTCGATAAGTCAGACGAGTGGGCGGGGCTATTTCCTGTGAATGAAGTTTTAGAGACAATCGTTAAGAAACCTGATGGGAAGTTATGTGATGCCTGTTTACGAGAAAACGAAAGTGAAAACGCTATCGGGTTTTGCTTGTCTTGTTCTGAATATTTATGTAAGATGTGTACCAAATATCACAAAAGGCAATTACACTCAAGAGACCATACCATATGTCAATTAAACGAGATGAAATCAGAGAACATATTTCCTGAATCAAGAAATATCCACGGTTGCCCTGAACATaaaaaggaaacaataaaaTTCTTCTGTAACGATCACCAGCAGTCCTGTTGTTCAGTGTGTATAGGaacaaaacacagaaaatgCGAAAGTGTTGATACTGTCGAAGATGCGGccaaaaatataaaagaaaatggcCAACTGGATGCTCTTTTGGGTGATGTGAAGAACCTGGAAAAGAAACTGACAAAAGCAAAGAGCGAACAAGAAAAGAATGTAGCAGAAATAGAGAATTCAGTGGACGAAATCATAGAGAAAACAGAAAGGGAATTCAAGGAACTTGTTGATCACCTAGAAATACTGAAGAACAAACATTTAGATGAAGTAGCAGGTGCCCTGAAGAAAGGAAGGAGGAAGTTAAGTGATTGTACAAATGCACTTACTGATGGTATACAGTGTACAAATTACTGCTGTCGGAATATTGAAAGAGTTAAAGAGACGGAGAATGACGCTGAGATGGTTACTACTTAttacagagagaaagagaggctCTTACAGCTTGAACAGTTTAAATTCACGAAGATAAATATAGCGATATCGGAAAAGAAGTCACAGGTTTTGAAAGAAGTGAGAAATATGGAAACTTTTGGAGATATTGAATATGCTGAGTCTGATCATCGCATCACATACGATGTACATGACATTGCGTTATCTTTAGTTTCTGAATTCAGCATTGCTGGAGGAAGTCCGAGTGTGCAAACTGGAAATTTTCTGTCAAATGGTAACTTTGTAGCTGCAGACTACAGAACTAGTGGCTGTTGTTTTATTTATAACAAAGACTGGAAATCCATGGAAGTCATTGATGGACTGACTCACCCTTTTGAAGCAATACAAGCTGGAGAGGAACTACTGGTGACGTGTTATGAAACTAGATCTATAGAAGTTTTTTCTGCGTCTGATTTACATAAACTGCGAAGTGTCAATATAAACGAATATGTGTTTGGAATAACAAAACACAATGGAGCGTGTTATGTAGCATGTggaaataaaattctaaaaattGATATGTCTGGTAAAAAACTGAAAGAATATAAAGTTGAATGGGGTACTATTAACATAAGTACAACAAAACATGGACACCTTGTGTACAGTAACCCTTCCCTTAATACAGTAACCGCAATCACCGATCAGGGAGACACCGTCTGGCAgtataaacatatcaaaatgaaaGAACCCCGTGGACTTGATATAGACTCTGTCGGTAATATCTTTGTTGCCGCTACAGGAAGTGACAATATCCACGTGTTGTCTGGTGCTGGCAGTCTCATTAGGATTATCGAGGATATTCTACAGCCAGTGTTTATTAAACTAATGGAGGAGAGGAGTATATGTTGTGTGTGTAGCAATCGCAAAATCATGAAAGTGTATAAACTGTAG
- the LOC130049585 gene encoding uncharacterized protein LOC130049585 — translation MKYGNIFPESGNIHSCPKHKRETVKFFCNDHQQSCCSVCIGRKHRKCESIDTVEDAAKNIKQNRQLDLCITYDVNYIALSLVNEFSIDGENPIVWTGNFLSNGNFVFADYIPHGRCFIYNKDWKSTEVIDGLSYPFEAIQAGEELLVTCDGTKSIEVFSMSDLHKLRSVNINETVYGITQHNGVCYVACGNEIIKLNLSGKKLREYKVEGNYNIHISTTKDGHIVYSNCSLNTVTAITDQGDTVWQYKHIKMKVPRGLDVDSVGNIFVAARGSDNIHVLSGAGSLIRIIEDIPQPMFIKLMEERDICCVCSNRRIMKVYKL, via the coding sequence ATGAAATATGGCAACATATTTCCCGAATCAGGAAATATCCATAGCTGCCCAAAACATAAAAGGGAAACTGTCAAATTCTTCTGCAATGATCACCAGCAGTCCTGTTGTTCAGTGTGTATAGGAAGAAAGCACAGAAAATGCGAAAGTATTGATACTGTCGAAGATGCAgcaaaaaatataaaacaaaatcgCCAACTGGATCTTTGCATCACGTACGATGTAAATTACATTGCGTTATCTTTAGTTAATGAATTCAGCATTGATGGAGAAAATCCGATTGTGTGGACTGGGAATTTTCTGTCCAATGGTAACTTTGTATTTGCAGACTACATACCTCATGGCCGTTGTTTTATTTATAACAAAGACTGGAAATCCACGGAAGTCATTGATGGACTGAGTTATCCTTTTGAAGCAATACAAGCCGGAGAGGAGCTACTGGTGACGTGTGATGGAACGAAGTCTATAGAAGTTTTTTCTATGTCTGATTTGCATAAACTGCGAAGTGTCAATATAAACGAAACAGTGTATGGAATAACACAACACAATGGAGTTTGTTATGTAGCATGTGGAAATgagattataaaattgaatctgTCTGGTAAAAAACTTAGAGAATATAAAGTCGAAGGCAATTACAATATTCACATAAGTACAACAAAAGATGGACATATTGTGTACAGTAACTGTTCGCTGAATACAGTAACCGCCATCACGGACCAGGGAGACACCGTGTGGCAgtataaacatatcaaaatgaaaGTACCCCGTGGACTTGATGTAGACTCTGTCGGTAATATCTTTGTTGCCGCTAGAGGAAGTGACAATATCCACGTGTTGTCTGGCGCTGGCAGTCTCATTAGGATTATCGAGGATATTCCACAGCCAATGTTTATTAAACTAATGGAAGAGAGGGATATATGTTGTGTGTGTAGCAATCGCAGAATCATGAAAGTGTATAAACTGTAG